In one window of Oncorhynchus kisutch isolate 150728-3 linkage group LG16, Okis_V2, whole genome shotgun sequence DNA:
- the rpl34 gene encoding large ribosomal subunit protein eL34, translated as MVQRLTYRRRLSYNTASNKTRLSRTPGNRIVYLYTKKVGKAPKSACGICPGRLRGIRAVRPQVLMRLSKTKKHVSRAYGGAMCAKCVRDRIKRAFLIEEQKIVVKVLKAQAQSQKSK; from the exons ATGGTCCAGCGCTTGACTTACCGTCGTAGGTTGTCCTACAACACTGCCTCCAACAAAACTAGGCT GTCCCGGACTCCTGGTAACCGCATTGTGTACCTGTACACCAAGAAGGTGGGCAAGGCCCCCAAGTCCGCATGCGGAATCTGCCCTGGTAGACTGCGCGGA ATCCGGGCGGTGAGACCCCAGGTCCTGATGAGGCTCTCAAAAACCAAGAAGCACGTCAGCAGAGCCTACGGTGGAGCCATGTGTGCCAAGTGTGTGCGCGACCG GATCAAGCGAGCTTTCCTGATTGAGGAACAGAAGATCGTTGTCAAGGTTCTTAAGGCACAGGCACAGAGTCAGAAATCTAAGTAA